One genomic region from Methanonatronarchaeum thermophilum encodes:
- the larB gene encoding nickel pincer cofactor biosynthesis protein LarB, with the protein MEIDEVLNQFKNDKISKKQAKERIALLQLEELEDEARIDTMREDRIGLPEAILGEGKKTETFVKIMKKMAKRKGRSIGTRVNKEQKQQLQKNKGQLEMEWHEKANIAVLKTEKTKQKEEGKVGVICAGTADLPIAEEAKVTAELLGCKVYNAYDVGVAGIHRILPVLKKYNEENIQVLVVAAGRDGSLPPVVAGMTDIPVIGLPVSTGYGAGGNGEAALLSMLQSCSLLTVVNIDAGFTAGAMAAKIAKT; encoded by the coding sequence ATGGAAATAGATGAAGTTTTGAATCAATTTAAGAATGACAAGATATCTAAAAAACAAGCTAAAGAGAGAATTGCCCTTTTACAGCTTGAAGAACTAGAGGATGAGGCAAGAATAGATACAATGAGAGAAGATCGGATAGGATTACCAGAAGCAATTTTAGGAGAGGGAAAAAAAACAGAAACATTTGTAAAGATAATGAAAAAAATGGCCAAGAGAAAGGGTAGAAGCATAGGAACTAGGGTAAACAAAGAACAAAAACAACAACTCCAAAAAAATAAAGGTCAACTAGAAATGGAGTGGCATGAAAAAGCCAATATAGCTGTACTTAAAACAGAAAAAACAAAACAAAAAGAAGAAGGTAAAGTTGGCGTAATCTGTGCTGGAACAGCCGATCTCCCCATAGCAGAAGAAGCAAAAGTAACAGCTGAACTACTTGGATGCAAGGTATATAACGCATATGACGTAGGAGTAGCAGGGATACACAGAATACTCCCAGTTCTAAAAAAATACAATGAAGAAAACATCCAAGTACTAGTGGTTGCAGCAGGAAGAGACGGGTCACTACCTCCAGTAGTAGCAGGAATGACAGACATCCCCGTAATCGGCCTACCCGTATCAACAGGATACGGTGCAGGTGGAAACGGAGAAGCCGCATTACTATCAATGCTTCAATCATGTTCCCTACTAACCGTTGTAAACATAGACGCAGGTTTCACAGCCGGAGCAATGGCAGCAAAAATAGCAAAAACATAA
- a CDS encoding pyruvoyl-dependent arginine decarboxylase encodes MKFKPNKISITSGTGESEHQLNAYDRALKNAGVGDLNLIKVSSILPENCKIKNKPQIPPGSFTPSVISKQTTNKNQVISAAIAIAECEKGIGLICEHSAPTIEKTTVNKTKKMLNQMAEDRNKTIKKIHIESEQIIPTKTGAAVAVAVFWR; translated from the coding sequence ATGAAATTCAAACCAAACAAAATATCAATAACCTCCGGCACAGGAGAAAGCGAACACCAACTAAACGCCTACGACAGAGCCCTAAAAAACGCAGGAGTCGGAGACCTGAACCTAATCAAAGTAAGCTCAATACTCCCAGAAAACTGCAAAATAAAAAACAAACCACAGATACCACCAGGCTCCTTCACACCAAGCGTCATATCAAAACAAACCACAAACAAAAACCAAGTAATAAGCGCAGCAATAGCCATAGCAGAATGCGAAAAAGGAATAGGACTAATATGCGAACACAGCGCCCCAACAATAGAAAAAACCACAGTAAACAAAACCAAAAAAATGCTCAACCAAATGGCCGAAGATAGAAACAAAACAATCAAAAAAATCCACATAGAATCCGAACAAATCATCCCCACAAAAACCGGAGCAGCAGTAGCAGTAGCAGTATTCTGGCGCTAA
- a CDS encoding RNA ligase partner protein, whose protein sequence is MLFRCRLCVSLNNLERQYFVFDTTALTDVEMRKREGYDSLCEGIDGVLELVSKARLELNISCYVPYPTVYREMRDFINRHECDEEVKVKLDTWLVKKTPNRYEVEIPASIFYEYVDFMRSRINKGMNVAEDAIWDISVNCLNTDIGDMDAEEVEKDIKREMIGQTISDFRDKYRSALRYGILDSAPDIDVLLLAKELDAAVVGADDGIEKWAERLGLRFVKASSFPRMIQEYLRRKDEIRSRGQADDFEI, encoded by the coding sequence TTGTTATTTAGATGTAGGTTGTGTGTTAGTTTGAATAATCTTGAAAGACAGTATTTTGTTTTTGATACTACGGCGTTGACCGATGTAGAGATGCGGAAGCGGGAGGGTTATGACTCTTTGTGCGAGGGTATTGATGGTGTTCTTGAACTTGTTTCCAAGGCTCGTTTGGAGTTGAATATTAGTTGTTATGTGCCGTATCCGACTGTTTATAGGGAGATGAGGGATTTTATTAATAGGCATGAATGTGATGAAGAGGTTAAGGTTAAGCTTGATACTTGGCTTGTTAAGAAGACTCCTAATCGTTATGAGGTTGAGATTCCGGCTAGTATCTTTTATGAGTATGTGGATTTTATGAGAAGTCGTATTAATAAGGGGATGAATGTTGCTGAGGATGCAATCTGGGATATTTCCGTTAACTGTCTTAATACAGATATTGGGGATATGGATGCTGAGGAGGTTGAAAAGGATATCAAGCGTGAGATGATTGGGCAGACAATAAGTGATTTTAGGGATAAGTATAGGAGTGCTTTGAGGTATGGGATACTTGATAGTGCCCCGGATATAGATGTTTTATTGCTTGCTAAAGAGCTGGATGCAGCTGTTGTTGGTGCTGATGATGGTATTGAGAAGTGGGCTGAACGTCTGGGGCTCCGTTTCGTTAAGGCAAGTTCTTTTCCACGGATGATTCAGGAGTATCTGCGTAGGAAAGATGAGATTCGTTCTAGAGGGCAGGCCGATGATTTCGAGATTTAA
- the hisS gene encoding histidine--tRNA ligase — protein sequence MQKPKGTRDLDPESMDVRRNVEEAMRTHCEFWGFEEVETPTFEHLELFTLKSGEEIVDEIYAFKDKSERELALRPEITASVMRFFGEELRARSKPLKLYYFSNCFRYEQPQKGRYREFWQFGTETIGGDSVKTSAETIALACSILSSLGLEFDVHIGHLGVVRGVLESEGVVGGDQDRLMSLIDKGDVDEISGFLDGLSVSSECKELVFELIGLVGDGREVVSQASGVLESYGFDEVGGAGLVELESTLGYLESYGNFDYTVDLGIARGLEYYTGTVFEIYIPGLGAQNQVCGGGEYSIPQLMGSDQFSTGFAFGFDRVVEAIEHQGIDLDLKPGLMAYVVPVSDEFRDEAVGVLGRMRDSFPADIDMTGRGIGDQLSYVDSVGARFAVIIGEREVENGTLSLKDMESGEQVELDVDEAIDKIRREYEVLLN from the coding sequence ATTCAGAAACCTAAAGGAACCCGTGATTTAGACCCAGAGTCAATGGATGTTAGGCGTAATGTTGAAGAGGCTATGAGAACTCACTGTGAGTTTTGGGGTTTTGAAGAGGTTGAAACGCCTACTTTTGAGCATCTAGAGCTTTTTACATTGAAGTCGGGTGAGGAGATTGTTGATGAGATATATGCGTTTAAAGATAAATCTGAACGTGAATTGGCTTTAAGGCCTGAGATTACTGCTTCGGTTATGCGTTTTTTTGGTGAGGAGTTGAGAGCTAGGTCTAAACCTTTGAAGTTGTATTATTTCAGTAATTGTTTTAGGTATGAACAGCCTCAGAAAGGTAGGTATCGAGAGTTTTGGCAGTTTGGAACTGAGACGATTGGTGGAGATTCGGTTAAAACTAGTGCAGAAACTATTGCACTTGCATGCAGTATTTTAAGTTCTTTGGGCCTTGAATTTGATGTTCATATCGGGCATTTAGGTGTTGTTAGAGGTGTATTGGAGTCCGAGGGTGTTGTTGGTGGTGACCAGGATAGGTTGATGTCTTTGATTGATAAAGGAGATGTTGATGAGATTTCCGGTTTTCTGGATGGTTTGTCTGTTTCATCTGAATGTAAGGAATTGGTTTTCGAGTTGATTGGTTTGGTTGGTGATGGTCGTGAGGTTGTTTCTCAAGCTTCTGGGGTTCTAGAGAGTTATGGTTTCGATGAGGTAGGTGGGGCTGGTCTTGTGGAGTTGGAGAGCACTCTTGGTTATTTAGAGAGTTATGGTAATTTTGATTATACAGTCGATCTTGGTATAGCTCGTGGTCTTGAGTATTATACCGGAACTGTTTTTGAGATTTATATTCCTGGGCTTGGTGCTCAGAATCAGGTTTGTGGTGGGGGGGAATATAGTATTCCTCAGTTGATGGGTAGCGATCAGTTTTCCACTGGTTTTGCATTCGGTTTTGATAGGGTTGTTGAGGCGATTGAACATCAGGGTATTGATCTTGATTTGAAGCCTGGTTTAATGGCTTATGTTGTCCCTGTTTCTGATGAGTTTAGGGATGAGGCAGTTGGTGTTTTAGGTAGGATGCGTGATAGTTTTCCTGCTGATATCGATATGACTGGACGTGGTATTGGGGATCAGCTTTCTTATGTTGATTCGGTTGGAGCTCGTTTTGCCGTTATTATTGGTGAGCGTGAGGTTGAGAATGGTACTTTAAGTCTTAAGGATATGGAGTCTGGTGAGCAGGTTGAGTTGGATGTGGATGAAGCAATTGATAAAATTAGGAGGGAGTATGAAGTCCTTTTAAATTGA
- a CDS encoding manganese-dependent inorganic pyrophosphatase: MKYIIGHKKPDTDSICSAIAYAELKNKEGTEAKPIRCGPINPETEYVLNKFNTPTPEKITDISNKNIILVDHNEYSQAANGIKKAKINEVIDHHRIGGLVTSKPIFFHCEPVGSTATIIADIYLNKNKEIPKKTAGILLSAILSDTVVHRSPTNTKKDEKIAKKLSKITNIDIEKYGKEMLKEKSKLGEKPPREIILGDFKEYEFNKKLIGVGQVETVVPKEVLEQKPQLIKEMKKITNEKNYNTLILLITDLLKKDTEALITGETEQFEKAFQTKIQNNSTLLKGVLSRKKQVIPPLEKTIK, encoded by the coding sequence ATGAAATACATAATAGGACATAAAAAACCGGATACAGACTCAATATGCTCAGCAATAGCCTACGCAGAACTCAAAAACAAAGAAGGAACAGAAGCAAAACCAATTAGATGCGGACCAATAAACCCAGAAACCGAATACGTACTCAACAAATTCAACACACCAACCCCAGAAAAAATCACAGACATATCAAACAAAAACATAATATTAGTCGACCACAACGAATACAGCCAAGCAGCAAACGGAATAAAAAAAGCAAAAATAAACGAAGTCATAGACCACCACAGAATAGGAGGACTAGTAACAAGCAAACCAATATTCTTCCACTGCGAACCCGTAGGATCAACCGCCACAATCATAGCTGACATCTACCTAAATAAAAACAAAGAAATACCCAAAAAAACAGCAGGAATACTATTAAGCGCAATATTAAGCGACACAGTAGTCCATAGATCCCCCACAAACACAAAAAAAGACGAAAAAATAGCTAAAAAACTATCCAAAATAACCAACATAGATATCGAAAAATACGGAAAAGAAATGTTAAAAGAAAAAAGCAAACTCGGAGAAAAACCACCAAGAGAAATAATACTAGGAGACTTCAAAGAATACGAATTCAACAAAAAACTCATAGGAGTCGGCCAAGTAGAAACAGTAGTCCCAAAAGAAGTACTAGAACAAAAACCCCAACTAATAAAAGAAATGAAAAAAATAACCAACGAAAAAAACTACAACACACTCATACTACTAATAACAGACCTCCTAAAAAAAGACACAGAAGCACTAATAACAGGAGAAACCGAACAATTCGAAAAAGCATTCCAAACAAAAATCCAAAACAACTCAACACTCCTAAAAGGAGTTCTATCAAGAAAAAAACAAGTAATACCACCCCTCGAAAAAACAATCAAATAA
- a CDS encoding inositol monophosphatase family protein, whose amino-acid sequence MKHQTLCKKLANQIEKNTKHLIGTKKASKTIKIGADGKPTKKIDLIAEKTAINYLSNKNIQLITEETGLHRFGKPQHTIILDPIDGTYNATNNIPLYSTSIAIADKKLKQIKYGYIKNLNNGDTYKSDGKTSKHNNQKITVSNTQNLKNASISYYGYNKKQRQQKERLNEKVHRIRTLGCISLEMCYVASGKLDAFIDTRGAGSTDIAAASIIIKGAGGKFQPIPQKFPTKHVKKQIKTIATNKTIHKEIQKTINQ is encoded by the coding sequence ATGAAACACCAAACACTATGCAAAAAACTAGCCAACCAAATCGAAAAAAACACAAAACACCTAATCGGAACAAAAAAAGCATCAAAAACAATAAAAATCGGCGCAGACGGAAAACCAACCAAAAAAATCGACTTGATAGCAGAAAAAACCGCAATAAACTACCTATCAAACAAAAACATCCAACTAATAACAGAAGAAACCGGACTACACAGATTCGGAAAACCACAACACACAATAATACTAGACCCAATAGACGGAACCTACAACGCCACAAACAACATACCCCTATACTCAACCTCCATAGCAATAGCCGACAAAAAACTCAAACAAATAAAATACGGATACATCAAAAACCTCAACAACGGAGACACCTACAAATCAGACGGAAAAACCAGCAAACACAACAACCAAAAAATAACAGTATCAAACACCCAAAACCTAAAAAACGCCTCAATAAGCTACTATGGATACAACAAAAAACAACGCCAACAAAAAGAACGACTCAACGAAAAAGTACACAGAATAAGAACACTAGGCTGCATATCACTAGAAATGTGCTACGTAGCCTCAGGAAAACTAGACGCATTCATAGACACCCGAGGAGCCGGATCAACAGACATCGCAGCAGCCTCAATAATAATCAAAGGAGCAGGAGGAAAATTCCAACCAATACCCCAAAAATTCCCAACAAAACACGTAAAAAAACAAATAAAAACAATAGCAACAAACAAAACAATCCACAAAGAAATACAAAAAACAATAAACCAATAA
- a CDS encoding NAD(+)/NADH kinase: MSKLTVNKIGIIARYDSQEIIQETKKLIKFLENENIETTINKETAEKIGVKGTPIKQMTDCDLVITVGGDGTILRTFHELPQQIPVVGINKGEVGFLTDIEMDNYKKELKKIIKEFKVDKRTRLEVNINQGEKLPPATNEVVILTSEPAKMLKLRVLVDGKEVEKFGADGIIIATPTGSTAYSMSAGGPIVDPKVEAFLLVPIAPYKLSARSIVIPSKSNIEIELIRKGKHAKVIVDGQKTKKVEEGDIITFKEAENPALFVKVEGQDFYSKIKEKLM, from the coding sequence TTGTCAAAATTAACCGTTAACAAAATAGGTATAATCGCAAGATACGACTCTCAAGAAATAATACAAGAAACCAAAAAACTCATAAAATTTCTAGAAAACGAAAATATTGAAACAACCATAAACAAAGAAACAGCAGAAAAAATCGGAGTAAAAGGAACACCAATAAAACAAATGACAGACTGCGACCTCGTAATCACCGTTGGAGGCGACGGCACAATACTCAGAACATTCCATGAACTACCTCAACAAATCCCTGTAGTCGGAATAAACAAAGGAGAAGTCGGTTTCCTGACCGACATAGAAATGGATAACTACAAAAAAGAACTAAAAAAAATCATAAAAGAATTCAAAGTCGATAAAAGAACAAGACTGGAAGTAAACATAAATCAGGGCGAAAAACTTCCACCAGCAACAAACGAAGTAGTAATCCTAACATCGGAACCAGCCAAAATGCTTAAACTCAGAGTCCTAGTCGACGGCAAAGAAGTAGAGAAATTCGGCGCAGACGGAATAATAATAGCAACCCCAACAGGCTCAACAGCCTACTCAATGAGCGCTGGAGGACCAATAGTCGACCCCAAAGTCGAAGCATTCTTATTAGTACCAATAGCCCCATACAAACTATCAGCAAGATCGATAGTCATACCATCAAAATCAAACATAGAAATAGAACTAATAAGAAAAGGAAAACACGCAAAAGTCATAGTAGACGGACAAAAAACAAAAAAAGTGGAAGAAGGAGATATAATAACATTCAAAGAAGCAGAAAACCCAGCCCTATTCGTCAAAGTAGAAGGACAAGACTTCTACTCAAAAATAAAAGAAAAACTAATGTAA